The Carassius auratus strain Wakin unplaced genomic scaffold, ASM336829v1 scaf_tig00014271, whole genome shotgun sequence genome contains the following window.
TCCAGCCCTGTTCTTTAGCTGTGAATTCTGGGTAATGAAGCATTTCTCTGGCTTTTTCCACCGCTGCATGTGTTCAAGCTTGTTTGAAATAGTCTTAATGCAGGCGGATTAAAACACTTGGTTTATTCTTGCTTCGTTGTATCAAAATGAAGCATCAAAATAAGTATTTGTACTGAAACAAAAGTATGACTCTTAAATCTAATCATCtatcattttcataaaaaaatagcaaTCAATTCAGTtggatacatttattattatttatttcatgttttaaaagtAACGCGTGACACTGAATGTGACgggaaatcattttaaaaggattaaattaataattaaaaagcatatttgactaattataaaaaaacaagatGCATGCCTACACATGGAAGTGCCGAAGAACTGATTTTTATCAGAGGAATTATAATCCGTAACCTTAGATGAGACATGGGATGAGTGCTTTGAGAATATTTGATATTGAATTGCATGTACTCACCGGTGTGCAACATTTCAGCGACACAAAATTGATTCTTCCTTATTGACACCCGTCGTCCTCTGAAAGCAAAGGAAACAGGTGCGTTTATTCTTACTGCGGCTATTGGTGAGGTGACACGAGGGCAACAATAACCATCAATAAGCTATTGTGCATggagtcatttatttaaaataattaggaTCATAcaggaaacaaacaaatatgcacacacacacacacacacatatacaaaggTTTAGATATAATAAAATAGCTGAAAGATGACATATTCAGGTTACATATAAGATTACATAAATAACATTGAACACTAagagaattcaaatgtttttatattttgtcatttgGCAAGGAAACACAGGCCTCCAGCAGTCTGGTCTATAGCATCATGTTTCGTCTGGTGCCGTTCATAGAAAGACACACTATTTTCACTTTCCGTGCGTAATGAGGCTACTGTGCACAGCCAATATCACCATAGATGTTTAAGTGAACGTTCACGGAGGTTTCGGTCTTCTTACCTGCTCTGTGTTGATCTGTGTGAGAGGGGTCCGTGTGGAGGCGGGTGGGCTCGTCTGTTTCAGGAGAGACGGGTGCGTCTCCAGCGCCAGCTGCAGGTCCAGGATATAGTCAATGACATGCTGGAGGATCTCCACTTTACTGACTTTCTTATCCTGCGGAATAGTGGGCACCAGGAGCTTGAGTCGGCTGTAGCAGTCGTTCATGTCGTACTGCAGAAAGAAATGATCCTTCTCTTCCATTTTGCATCGGCTGCGCTCCGACAAATAACGCAATGAGAGCTGACTGCAGCCAGACGAAACCTCATGAGGGCGAACCGGTGCGCTGGCCTTCATTATAATACACAGAACAACAAAGGGCTAAACGAGAAGGGGAGGAAAAACAAACGTGCGCGGGAAGCAACAAGAGGGTTCGCTGAAAAACGCAATTTGGTGCACGCAAGAAAAGGAGCGCGGTTCTATCCGGAGCACATCTCCTCTCTGAGCGCGAGCGCACAGTGTGAAACAGCGGATGAGTTGAGGCTGGTCATAAAGAGAGGAAAAGGGGGAGGCGCCACCCGCGCGAGCTTTGACAGTCCTGCGCGAGGAGAAACCGGTCAGTCACGAGCTCCCGTGATGATGGAGTAGCGCGCGACCTGTAACTGCAGAGTGCCTCGAGCGCAAATAAGAGGCTGCTAGGTGaaacccccccccctctctctctgtgtgtgtgtgtgtttaaccacATGTGGAAACTGAATTTGTGCTCccaaaacagaaataatgaaaGAGGTACAAAGATTTTCATTCGTTAATTAAGTTAACGAAaatcggacccactttatattaagtggccttaactactatgtacttacattttaattaataatttagtacaatgtacttattctgtacatacatgtttttacattgtacttaaataaaaaaaactacatgtaattacatctgaatttaatttctgtaattgcatttataattacactgttgacccatactttacaccttaactcacccttaaacttacccatacctccaaccctctccctaaccttaccccatcccacctcaatagcagcaaaagtgttttaaaatactatatgaacaaaataagtacattgtacttattttttttatgtaagtacatagtagttaaggccacctaatataaagtgggacccgaAAATCATTTAATTGTTAGATTGCATATTTTGCAGATCATAGGCTAATTTACGCCATGGAGCTTTAAAACAGCATAGCAGAGACCGGGGCAGGTTGTCACACTGAGGATGTGACAGCAGTTATCAGCTCAGAAGTCGAATTATGGAAATATTGCCTAGAGATGGATTTGTATATATAGTGAATTCTTCCCTTGAAACTAAAATGTTTGCCAAGTAAgcacaataaacatgttttatttaatcattaaggGACAGCTAGACAAATAAGGcaagatttttattaaaagtggtaacactttaccaCAGGGTCACATTAGTTTACATTACTTAAAGaatgaaatacaataataaatttcATGATGAGGAGGAGTGTAGCCAAAAGCTCAAGATCCCATAGAAACCAAACACTGAACAAGGTAGAACTAAAGGGAATGTAGACGATGATCTGTGAGATCGAGAAGGAGTATATGTTAAAAGTAGGTCAGATAAGTAAGAAGGAGCCAGGTTATGTAATGCCTTATAAACAAGAAGCTAAATGTTGAATCAATGCACTGTTTAACAGGAAGCCAGTGCAGTTGTTGGAGAACAGGAGATATTTGTTCCATGGTAAGATTTctaataaacaacaacacaacaataataattaaacaacgacaataagaaatgtatatatttccaaAAAGCATTTAATATATAGTTGCATTTTTGGTCAAACACTTCATACAGCATTGAAGAAGCAGGATATTGTTTTCCAGGTTAATACTTTGAGTCCAGTCACTTATGATCAGTCACCTCAACACTCAATACTCAGAGTCACCAACATTTTCTGTAGTGTAATGTACCTTATTAACTGTGGCAAGTTGCCAGGCGATGGAAGTACCTCCCCTCTGGTGGCAACAAGTTAGAATCCGCCTCTCACTTTAATGCATGGAATAGTGTAATGTTCTGCCTATGTGTGTGATATGTATTAGGTAATCATGGGACTTTGTCGTGAAAAATTCAACTTGCCTTCTGCAGGTGGGTTGACCAAACACCCTGCAGCTTAGCAGGTGCAAAGAGTTGGCAAACAGCGCTATCCGTCATGTTCTGAAAAGGGGTCCTCAAAATTTAGAACTGCTGTCCTCCTTTGAGAACAAAACCATTTTACAATCCATAAAGCCATGCGATTAGCACATCACAACAAAATCCTCACCGGTCTTTTCTTGTTTAGTCAGAACATGCAATGGTTGGTAATACTTTATTTAAGGGGAATATGCAAGACCATTACAGGAATGTTAACACATCTTACAGGGCTGCGTATTtgcattttataaagaaaattaatagaaataaagaaataaagaataaagaaaattattataaatgacgacacaaatgttttattattttatgtgtgtatatatatatatatatatatatagacacacagtaTATGTCTGATAAAATTAAAGTCATATGTacgtacatttaaaatatgaataataaatatgcataaacatgaagtaaaaaatattaaacacaaaatatattttacgtATTCTAATGTAAAGTGTTCTTTTGAAAATATCACATAATTTGTCCTTTTTTATGTCAAAGCAAGGTTAGTTCTAGTAGTAGATTGTCATTTGGTGCAACTCCCTTAAAACATAATGATATTAtagattaatattcataatattcgcaaaacaactataaaatattattatattcaaaACACATTCTTACTTTTTGCTTAATAGTAACactaaatgacatttttcatctATATGAAAGCAACATCAATTTATTAAGTACATTTCGTAGACATGGACACtcacttatattaaattaaatttatgcatttagcagacgcttttattcaaagtgacttagagtgcattcaggctatcaatttttacatatcatgtgttcccggggaatcgaacccccaaccttgcacttgcttgcttgctagcgcagtgctctaccagttgagctacaggaacacacataTTACTAACTTATATATTTCACTAACGAAAATACGTTTTGATGCAAATTGATCATATCTTTGAATACATGGTTCATATTCTCTTTAATATGATGACATTTTAGTTACCTTTTTAATCTGCCTATTTTCAGTTTTGTGTATTATTTATGGCTCCTGATGGTGTTCTGTAGTCCCTGGATGGGGGTTGTGTCCATTCAGGTGAAGAGAACAcacatctcactctctctttcaaaGACAGCTCTTCAAAAGAGACAAGTGTATGAATCTTTGATGGTAACCTTTCCCAGAATACCTCTTCATCTCTTTCTCTGACTCTCTATTTCAGCCCCCAGGCTAC
Protein-coding sequences here:
- the LOC113074303 gene encoding DNA-binding protein inhibitor ID-4-like encodes the protein MKASAPVRPHEVSSGCSQLSLRYLSERSRCKMEEKDHFFLQYDMNDCYSRLKLLVPTIPQDKKVSKVEILQHVIDYILDLQLALETHPSLLKQTSPPASTRTPLTQINTEQRTTGVNKEESILCR